One segment of Massilia sp. Se16.2.3 DNA contains the following:
- the yidD gene encoding membrane protein insertion efficiency factor YidD: MKTLLIWIVRAYRLVLSPMLGQNCRFYPSCSGYALEALQLHGALRGSWLAARRLGRCHPRNPGGLDPVPPRRDGHSHSAACGCNHS; the protein is encoded by the coding sequence ATGAAAACCCTGCTCATCTGGATCGTGCGTGCCTACCGGCTCGTGCTGTCGCCGATGCTCGGGCAGAACTGCCGCTTTTATCCGTCCTGTTCCGGTTATGCCCTCGAGGCGCTCCAGTTGCACGGCGCGCTGCGCGGCAGCTGGCTGGCCGCGCGCCGCCTTGGCCGCTGCCATCCCCGGAACCCGGGCGGGCTCGATCCCGTGCCTCCGCGCCGGGACGGGCATTCCCACTCAGCCGCTTGCGGTTGCAACCACTCCTGA
- a CDS encoding metal-sensitive transcriptional regulator, translated as MAEPVKIVEGRALSAQQKKDLLNRLARIEGQLRGVQKLIALAAEPADCEAVAQQMAAARKALDRSFVQLLTASVVTHSEQAEDLDAARASAVRLAALLDKFA; from the coding sequence ATGGCCGAGCCCGTCAAAATCGTCGAGGGCCGCGCCCTCTCGGCACAGCAAAAGAAAGACCTGCTGAACCGCTTGGCCCGCATCGAAGGCCAGCTGCGCGGTGTGCAGAAATTGATCGCGCTGGCGGCCGAACCCGCCGATTGCGAAGCGGTGGCCCAGCAGATGGCGGCGGCGCGCAAGGCGCTCGACCGCTCCTTCGTGCAGCTCCTGACGGCCAGCGTGGTGACCCATAGCGAGCAGGCCGAGGACCTGGACGCGGCCCGCGCCAGCGCCGTCCGGCTCGCTGCCCTGCTCGACAAGTTCGCCTGA
- a CDS encoding ribonuclease P protein component codes for MRPTQKSAHFVLYTRPSPLPHARLGIVAAKRFAPRAVTRNTIKRVTRELFRTNQIVAVDCIVRLARPVNTKAGPATNSALKRLLHAELSRLLGSQHPDAQRPRRPAPPAPVPTPPTP; via the coding sequence TTGCGGCCCACGCAAAAGTCCGCGCATTTCGTGCTCTATACCCGCCCCAGCCCGCTGCCCCATGCGCGGCTGGGCATTGTCGCGGCCAAGCGCTTCGCACCGCGGGCGGTCACCCGCAATACCATCAAGCGCGTCACCCGCGAACTGTTTCGTACGAACCAGATCGTGGCGGTCGACTGCATCGTGCGCCTGGCGCGTCCGGTGAACACCAAGGCTGGCCCGGCCACCAACAGCGCGCTCAAGCGCCTGCTGCACGCCGAACTGTCGCGCTTGCTTGGGTCGCAGCACCCGGACGCCCAGCGTCCACGCCGCCCGGCCCCGCCGGCGCCGGTGCCAACGCCGCCAACGCCATGA
- the pssA gene encoding CDP-diacylglycerol--serine O-phosphatidyltransferase, translating to MNQARPARLARAKFALPSFVTLLSIACGFGSIVISVDNAQVGAPGDYRLAAILLVLAGVFDALDGFVARATNTQSAFGVQLDSIADVMNFGCAPGLLLYCYGFAQMSAAHPTIVRMGGLACFIFVACGALRLARFNISVGRTDPRYFVGMPITAGAACVASVVVAWPDPVVNNAQAFAVMALMVAVGTLMVSTVRFPSSKQKLTKGMYIVLAIAILLLIILRTRFFVLFFLLYVSATLLLNIAWMNGWRGIAPPLVYEDDEV from the coding sequence TTGAACCAAGCCCGCCCCGCCCGATTGGCACGCGCCAAGTTCGCCCTGCCGAGTTTCGTCACCCTGCTGTCGATCGCCTGCGGCTTCGGCAGCATCGTCATTTCGGTCGACAATGCCCAGGTCGGCGCACCTGGCGACTACCGGCTGGCCGCGATCCTGCTGGTGCTGGCCGGCGTATTCGACGCACTCGACGGCTTCGTCGCCCGCGCCACCAACACCCAGTCGGCCTTCGGCGTGCAGCTCGATTCAATCGCGGACGTCATGAACTTCGGCTGCGCTCCTGGCCTGCTGCTGTACTGCTACGGTTTTGCCCAGATGAGCGCGGCGCACCCGACCATCGTGCGCATGGGCGGGCTGGCCTGCTTCATCTTCGTTGCCTGCGGCGCCCTGCGCCTGGCGCGCTTCAACATCTCGGTCGGACGCACCGATCCGCGCTACTTCGTCGGCATGCCCATCACGGCCGGCGCCGCCTGCGTCGCCTCGGTCGTCGTCGCCTGGCCCGACCCGGTCGTCAACAATGCGCAGGCGTTTGCCGTGATGGCGCTGATGGTGGCTGTCGGCACGCTGATGGTCTCGACCGTACGCTTTCCTAGCAGCAAGCAAAAGTTGACCAAAGGAATGTATATCGTCCTGGCGATCGCGATCCTGTTGCTGATCATATTGCGCACACGTTTCTTCGTGCTGTTCTTCCTGTTGTACGTCAGCGCCACGCTCCTGCTCAACATCGCCTGGATGAATGGCTGGCGCGGCATTGCGCCGCCGCTGGTGTATGAGGACGACGAGGTCTGA
- a CDS encoding aldo/keto reductase family oxidoreductase codes for MTHSAAPCPRLSTRKDGLELSRIVAGMWRMNEWDMPVAARVDFIERCLEMGVTSFDHADIYGNYSVEGLFGEALRASPGLRARMEIVSKCGIKLVSTARPAHSIQHYDTSAAHIVASCEESLRQLGTDYLDLLLIHRPDPLMDFDEVAEAFTRLQREGKVRHVGVSNFTRHQFESLNRRVPLATNQVEFSPLYTGPMFDETFDGLQDLGIAPMVWSPLGGGRLFTSNDAQAIALRDVVKEVAGRTGQSFASVVFAWIMALPSRPLPITGSGRIDAVADAVAATGFALERSDWFAILRAARGHEVA; via the coding sequence TCCGCCGCGCCCTGCCCCCGCCTGTCCACCCGCAAGGATGGCCTCGAACTGTCGCGCATCGTGGCCGGCATGTGGCGCATGAACGAATGGGACATGCCGGTCGCGGCGCGCGTCGATTTCATCGAGCGCTGCCTCGAGATGGGCGTGACCAGCTTCGACCACGCCGACATCTACGGCAACTACAGCGTCGAGGGCCTGTTCGGCGAGGCGCTGCGTGCCTCTCCCGGCCTGCGCGCGCGCATGGAAATCGTCAGCAAGTGCGGCATCAAGCTGGTCTCCACAGCACGGCCAGCGCACAGCATCCAGCACTACGACACCTCGGCCGCGCACATCGTCGCTTCCTGCGAGGAATCGCTGCGCCAGCTCGGTACCGACTATCTCGACCTGCTGCTGATCCACCGCCCCGACCCGCTGATGGACTTCGACGAGGTCGCCGAGGCGTTTACGCGCCTGCAGAGGGAGGGCAAGGTGCGCCATGTCGGGGTATCGAATTTCACGCGCCACCAGTTCGAGTCGCTCAACCGCCGCGTGCCGCTGGCAACCAACCAGGTCGAGTTCTCGCCGCTGTACACGGGTCCGATGTTCGACGAGACCTTCGACGGCCTGCAAGACCTGGGCATCGCGCCCATGGTCTGGTCGCCGCTCGGTGGCGGGCGCCTGTTCACCTCGAACGACGCCCAGGCCATCGCGCTGCGCGACGTCGTCAAGGAAGTGGCCGGACGCACGGGACAATCGTTTGCCAGCGTCGTCTTTGCCTGGATCATGGCCCTGCCAAGCCGCCCGTTGCCGATCACGGGCAGCGGACGCATCGACGCCGTGGCCGACGCCGTCGCCGCCACCGGATTCGCGCTGGAACGCAGCGACTGGTTCGCCATCCTGCGCGCCGCGCGCGGGCACGAAGTGGCCTGA
- a CDS encoding CAP domain-containing protein, translating to MSELLRARMILAGCVTALTLAACGGGGGGDASPAPGVVGNTPPTAPPTAPPTQPVIPNPLTPVPPVTNNPPIPGAPNAPVATGNIALDGREWINYRRGLIGMSTLTHSSVIDIAAQGHSDYQRINNTITHVQTPGKQGFTGAELADRLQSAGYVFNVNASRAYGEVISATNNGSGQYMAEELITAIYHRFVIFEPVFKEIGTGAATTAQGYNYFTANFTANNGYGTGLPSGQVAVWPFNGMAAVPRNFYSDTESPDPVPDRNEVGYPISVHANIDKSVRVTSFTVRPRGGADLAVRLLTETNDTHTGGSSAAIVPLAPLAPNTVYEVNFSGTVSGVAVSRSWTFTTL from the coding sequence ATGAGCGAGCTGCTGCGCGCGCGGATGATACTGGCGGGATGCGTGACCGCCCTGACCCTGGCTGCCTGTGGCGGTGGCGGTGGCGGCGACGCGAGCCCTGCTCCTGGCGTGGTCGGCAATACGCCGCCGACGGCGCCACCGACGGCACCACCGACGCAACCGGTAATTCCCAATCCACTCACGCCGGTACCGCCGGTCACCAACAACCCGCCCATCCCCGGTGCGCCGAATGCGCCTGTCGCCACCGGCAATATCGCACTCGACGGCCGCGAATGGATCAATTACCGCCGCGGCCTGATTGGCATGTCGACGCTCACCCACAGCAGCGTGATCGATATCGCGGCCCAGGGCCATTCCGACTACCAGCGCATCAACAACACCATCACGCACGTGCAGACGCCCGGCAAACAGGGCTTCACCGGTGCGGAACTCGCCGACCGCCTGCAGAGCGCCGGTTATGTCTTCAATGTCAACGCGAGCCGTGCCTATGGCGAAGTCATTTCCGCGACCAACAACGGCTCGGGCCAGTACATGGCCGAGGAGCTGATCACCGCGATCTACCACCGCTTCGTGATTTTCGAGCCGGTGTTCAAGGAAATCGGCACCGGCGCGGCGACGACGGCCCAGGGCTATAACTATTTCACCGCCAACTTCACCGCGAACAACGGTTACGGTACGGGCCTGCCCAGCGGCCAGGTAGCTGTATGGCCTTTCAATGGCATGGCGGCCGTGCCGCGCAATTTTTATAGCGACACCGAATCGCCCGATCCCGTCCCGGACCGCAACGAGGTCGGCTATCCGATCAGCGTGCACGCCAACATCGACAAGTCCGTCCGCGTGACGAGCTTTACGGTGCGTCCCCGTGGCGGCGCCGACCTGGCGGTGCGCCTGCTGACCGAGACCAACGACACCCACACCGGCGGCTCGTCGGCGGCGATCGTTCCGCTGGCGCCACTGGCGCCAAACACCGTCTACGAAGTGAACTTCTCCGGCACGGTCAGCGGCGTCGCTGTCAGCCGCAGCTGGACGTTCACGACCCTGTGA
- the yidC gene encoding membrane protein insertase YidC: MEINKRTILWVVFAFSIFILWDKWMVANGKQSMFSGAPPAKVAQAPAANATTGVPAAGAQAGAAPGAPGQAAAPAAAPAERITITTDVVKAEIDTVGGVIRRLELLKYPDHFDKTKNQVLFNVGGNNVYLGQTGLSGATPAGAMPNHNTVFVPRPGARTLDNGNTVQLVLDAEQGGVKLTKTLTFKRGDYVIDMRHDVTNLTAAPVQPWLYLQLQHDGNKPEGSSWFSPSFTGPTLFTPEDKYQKLSFEAIEKNKADHSKKANSGWVAISQHFFVSAFIPADNASRDIYTRKEATNLYAIGTNQPLGTLQPGATVSNTARLYSGPQDEKTLEKITPGLELVKDYGMFAIIAKPLFMIIDFIHGLLGNWGWTIIVFTILIKLAFFPLSAAGYRSMAKMRVVTPKMQAIRERFKNDPMKMQQATMELYKAEKINPLGGCLPILVQMPVFLALYYVLQASVEMRGAPWIGWITDLTQPDPWFILPVLYAISMFVTAKLNPQPADPMQAKMMMFMPLAFSVMFVFFPSGLVLYWVVNNLVSIAQQWVITKKMTPAAK; this comes from the coding sequence ATGGAAATCAATAAACGTACCATTCTGTGGGTTGTCTTCGCTTTCTCGATCTTCATCCTTTGGGATAAGTGGATGGTAGCGAACGGCAAGCAGTCGATGTTCTCGGGCGCGCCGCCGGCCAAGGTCGCCCAGGCACCCGCCGCCAATGCCACCACCGGTGTGCCGGCCGCCGGCGCCCAGGCAGGTGCCGCGCCAGGCGCGCCTGGCCAGGCCGCAGCGCCCGCAGCCGCGCCTGCCGAACGCATCACCATCACCACCGACGTCGTCAAGGCGGAAATCGACACCGTCGGCGGCGTGATTCGCCGCCTCGAGCTGCTGAAGTACCCGGACCACTTCGACAAGACGAAGAACCAGGTGCTGTTCAATGTGGGCGGCAACAACGTCTACCTGGGCCAGACCGGCCTCAGTGGTGCGACCCCGGCCGGCGCCATGCCGAACCATAACACCGTGTTCGTGCCGCGTCCGGGCGCGCGTACGCTCGACAACGGTAACACCGTGCAGCTCGTGCTCGACGCCGAGCAGGGCGGCGTCAAGCTCACCAAGACGCTGACTTTCAAGCGTGGCGACTACGTCATCGACATGCGCCATGACGTCACGAACCTGACCGCGGCCCCGGTCCAGCCATGGCTCTACCTGCAGCTTCAGCACGACGGCAACAAGCCGGAAGGCAGCTCCTGGTTCAGCCCGAGCTTCACCGGCCCGACCCTGTTCACGCCGGAAGACAAGTACCAGAAGCTGTCCTTCGAAGCCATCGAGAAGAACAAGGCCGACCATTCGAAGAAAGCCAACAGCGGCTGGGTAGCGATTTCCCAGCACTTCTTCGTCTCGGCCTTCATCCCGGCGGACAATGCCTCGCGCGACATCTACACGCGCAAGGAAGCGACCAACCTGTACGCGATCGGCACCAACCAGCCGCTGGGCACCCTGCAGCCTGGCGCCACGGTCTCGAACACGGCGCGCCTGTACTCGGGCCCGCAGGACGAGAAGACCCTGGAAAAGATCACCCCGGGCCTGGAACTGGTGAAAGACTACGGCATGTTCGCGATCATCGCGAAACCGCTGTTCATGATCATCGATTTTATTCATGGACTGCTGGGCAACTGGGGCTGGACCATCATCGTCTTCACGATCCTGATCAAGCTGGCCTTCTTCCCGCTGTCGGCCGCCGGCTACCGCAGCATGGCGAAGATGCGCGTGGTGACGCCGAAGATGCAGGCGATCCGCGAGCGCTTCAAGAACGACCCGATGAAGATGCAGCAGGCCACGATGGAGCTGTACAAGGCCGAGAAGATCAACCCGCTGGGCGGCTGCCTGCCGATCCTGGTGCAGATGCCGGTGTTCCTGGCCCTGTACTACGTGCTGCAGGCCTCCGTCGAGATGCGCGGCGCGCCGTGGATCGGCTGGATCACCGACCTGACCCAGCCTGACCCGTGGTTCATCCTGCCGGTGCTGTACGCGATCTCGATGTTCGTCACCGCCAAGCTGAACCCGCAGCCGGCCGACCCGATGCAGGCCAAGATGATGATGTTCATGCCGCTGGCGTTCTCGGTCATGTTCGTCTTCTTCCCGTCCGGCCTGGTCCTGTACTGGGTGGTGAACAACCTTGTGTCGATCGCGCAGCAGTGGGTCATTACCAAGAAGATGACGCCGGCCGCCAAGTAA
- the dnaN gene encoding DNA polymerase III subunit beta, whose translation MQLVKTTRDTLLRPLQIVSGIVERRHTMPILANILIRKDGESVSFLSTDTEVQITTLANIGSGEDVTGTTVAARKLLDILRALPESGDVTMTLQNKRLTVQSGKSRFALQTLAAEEFPTVSVAETHNASVTLPQKTLKHLFNMVHFAMAQQDIRYYLNGLLLVLDGNKVIAVATDGHRLAFCQVEADQTFERQEVIIPRKTIIELQRLLEESDETVRLDIAASQVKLTFADIELVSKLVEGKFPDYTRVIPKGYKNDFTISRDELLRSLQRAAIMTSDKFKGVRCIITPGSMKISSTNADQEEAVEELEIDYGGDQIDIGFNVTYLLDVLNNLKCDQVNIALGDSNSSALISIPDNGDFKYVVMPMRI comes from the coding sequence ATGCAATTGGTCAAAACCACCCGAGACACGCTTCTCCGGCCACTGCAGATCGTGAGCGGTATTGTCGAGCGTCGGCACACCATGCCGATTCTGGCCAATATCCTCATCCGCAAGGACGGCGAAAGCGTTTCCTTCCTGTCGACCGACACCGAAGTGCAGATCACCACGCTCGCGAACATCGGTTCCGGCGAAGACGTGACCGGCACCACCGTCGCCGCCCGCAAGCTGCTCGACATCCTGCGCGCGCTGCCGGAATCGGGCGACGTCACCATGACGCTGCAAAACAAGCGCCTGACCGTCCAGAGCGGCAAATCGCGCTTCGCCCTGCAGACCCTGGCCGCCGAAGAGTTCCCGACCGTCTCGGTCGCCGAAACCCACAACGCCTCGGTCACCCTGCCGCAAAAGACCTTGAAGCACCTGTTCAACATGGTGCACTTCGCGATGGCCCAGCAGGACATCCGCTACTACCTGAACGGCCTGCTGCTGGTCCTGGACGGTAACAAGGTCATCGCGGTTGCCACCGACGGCCACCGCCTTGCCTTCTGCCAGGTCGAAGCGGACCAGACCTTCGAGCGCCAGGAAGTCATCATCCCGCGCAAGACCATCATCGAACTGCAGCGCCTGCTGGAAGAAAGCGACGAGACCGTGCGCCTCGACATCGCCGCCTCGCAGGTGAAACTGACTTTCGCCGACATCGAACTGGTGTCGAAGCTGGTCGAAGGCAAATTCCCTGACTACACCCGCGTGATCCCGAAGGGTTACAAGAACGACTTCACGATCAGCCGCGATGAACTGCTGCGCTCGCTGCAGCGCGCCGCAATCATGACCAGCGATAAGTTCAAGGGCGTGCGCTGCATCATCACCCCGGGCAGCATGAAGATCAGCTCGACCAATGCCGACCAGGAAGAAGCAGTCGAAGAACTGGAAATCGACTACGGCGGCGACCAGATCGACATCGGTTTCAACGTGACTTACCTGCTCGACGTGCTCAACAACCTGAAGTGCGACCAGGTGAACATCGCGCTGGGCGATTCGAATTCGTCTGCCCTGATCTCGATTCCCGACAATGGCGACTTCAAGTACGTCGTCATGCCGATGCGTATCTAA
- the rpmH gene encoding 50S ribosomal protein L34: MKRTYQPSVVRRKRTHGFRARMATRGGRQVLNARRAKGRKRLAV, translated from the coding sequence ATGAAACGTACTTACCAACCTTCCGTCGTCCGTCGCAAGCGCACGCACGGCTTCCGCGCACGCATGGCTACCCGTGGTGGCCGTCAAGTCCTGAACGCACGCCGCGCCAAGGGCCGCAAGCGTCTGGCTGTCTAA
- the dnaA gene encoding chromosomal replication initiator protein DnaA — MENFWQTASAQLELELTPQQYSAWIKPLVALDYEDGKLRIAAPNRFKLDWVKTQFANRITALACQYWEAPVEVQFVLDPRLNAKKPDAVRPAPVNQVEPGQLRPMNPAPEPQQNLNIANSPKREQSRINPDLTFDSFVTGKANQLARAAAIQVANNPGVSYNPLFFYGGVGLGKTHLIHAIGNQVMVDNPGARIRYIHAEQYVRDVVTAYQRKGFDDFKHYYHSLDMLLIDDIQFFGGKSRTQEEFFYAFEALIAAKKQIIITSDTYPKEITGMDDRLISRFDSGLTVAIEPPELEMRVAILLKKAQSEGVVLSDDVAFFVAKHLRSNVRELEGALRKILAYSRFHGKDITIDIVKEALKDLLSVQNRQISVENIQKTVADFFNIKVADMYSKRRPANIARPRQIAMYLAKELTQKSLPEIGELFGGRDHTTVLHAVRKIAGDRQKNAECNHELHVLEQTLKG, encoded by the coding sequence ATGGAAAACTTTTGGCAGACCGCTTCCGCGCAGCTGGAGCTCGAGCTGACGCCGCAACAATATAGCGCGTGGATCAAGCCACTCGTCGCCCTCGACTACGAGGACGGCAAACTGCGCATCGCGGCGCCCAACCGCTTCAAGCTCGACTGGGTCAAGACGCAGTTCGCCAACCGCATCACCGCCCTCGCCTGCCAGTACTGGGAAGCCCCGGTCGAGGTGCAGTTCGTCCTCGATCCGCGCCTGAACGCGAAAAAGCCGGACGCCGTGCGCCCTGCGCCCGTGAACCAGGTAGAGCCGGGCCAGCTAAGGCCAATGAACCCGGCGCCGGAACCCCAGCAGAACTTGAACATCGCCAACTCGCCGAAGCGCGAGCAGAGCCGCATCAACCCGGACCTGACTTTTGACAGCTTCGTGACCGGTAAGGCCAACCAGCTGGCGCGCGCCGCCGCCATTCAAGTGGCGAACAACCCGGGCGTGTCCTACAACCCGCTGTTCTTCTACGGCGGCGTCGGCCTCGGTAAAACCCACTTGATCCATGCGATCGGCAACCAGGTGATGGTGGATAACCCAGGCGCCCGCATCCGCTACATCCACGCCGAGCAGTATGTGCGCGACGTCGTCACCGCTTACCAGCGCAAGGGTTTCGACGACTTCAAGCACTATTACCACTCGCTCGACATGCTGCTGATCGACGATATCCAGTTCTTCGGCGGGAAAAGCCGCACGCAGGAAGAGTTCTTCTATGCGTTCGAAGCGCTGATCGCGGCCAAGAAGCAGATCATCATCACCTCGGATACCTATCCGAAAGAAATCACCGGCATGGACGACCGCCTGATTTCGCGCTTCGACTCCGGCCTGACGGTCGCAATCGAACCGCCGGAACTGGAAATGCGCGTGGCCATCCTGCTCAAGAAAGCGCAATCGGAAGGCGTGGTCCTGTCGGACGACGTTGCCTTTTTTGTTGCGAAACACCTGCGCTCGAACGTGCGCGAGCTGGAAGGCGCACTGCGCAAGATCCTGGCCTATTCGCGCTTCCACGGGAAGGACATCACGATCGACATCGTGAAGGAAGCCCTGAAGGATTTGCTGTCGGTGCAGAACCGCCAGATCTCGGTAGAGAACATCCAGAAGACGGTTGCCGACTTCTTCAACATCAAGGTCGCCGACATGTATTCGAAGCGGCGCCCGGCGAACATCGCCCGCCCGCGCCAGATCGCGATGTACCTGGCCAAGGAGCTGACGCAAAAGAGCCTGCCGGAGATCGGCGAGCTGTTCGGCGGCCGCGACCACACGACCGTGCTGCACGCGGTGCGCAAGATCGCCGGCGACCGACAGAAAAATGCCGAGTGCAACCACGAGCTGCACGTGCTGGAACAGACGCTGAAGGGTTAA